The window CCAGGATGGGAGTGTCTTCTTCTCGCATTACCCCTCCGCGCATACAGCGGACGTCCGGCCACACGCCGGACGAGTTCACGATTACCAGGAGGACGTTGTCATCGCCAGGCAAGCCCGGCGGTTACACGTCCACGTCGGGACGACTGCGAAATCGGAAGCAGTATAAATCGCCGCGGCAGGTTTGCGCTTGCCGGATGGCGACGTTTACAAATTATTTTAAGCAATAAAAACCGGCCGGGAATTCCGGCCGGTTTCAAATCCGCGAAACTATTGGTTTGTCATTCCGAGCGCAGCGAGGAATCCGCTGTTCCCTGCGGTTTACTTCTTCAGGCTGCGGACGAACTTCACTAACCCTTCGATCTGTTCATGGCTGAGCTTGCCGCCGAAGGCGATCATCATGCCCTTGTCGGTCTTTGTTCCCTTTTCGATCGCGTTCTTGAAGTCGGCGTCCGACTGCTTCTGGATATCGGCCGAACTGAGGGCGGGTATTTTCCCCTTGCCGGCGCCGTTTTCGCCGTGGCATATGGCGCATTTCTGCTTGAAGAGGTCTGCGCCGCTATCGGCCGCAAAACTCAGTGTCGGGACCGCCAATCCGAAAGCCAGGGCGCCCAGGGTCATCGTTTTTGCCAGCTTGGTCATCAATCCATCTCTCCTTGAATAGCTGTGTACATTCCCATAATGGCACGCAGTGTGCCATTCGCCAATCATGGTTAATTGATTGAAAACCCTAGGCTCTGGGTTGCACGTTGCGCGGGTGAGGGGTGTGAAATAACCCGCAGCTCGCGCCATATCGCTCATCCGCCTGCCGCCGTTATCACAAAGTCGCCGACAACTTATTGAAACCGTTGGGGTG is drawn from Candidatus Binatia bacterium and contains these coding sequences:
- a CDS encoding cytochrome c, with the protein product MTKLAKTMTLGALAFGLAVPTLSFAADSGADLFKQKCAICHGENGAGKGKIPALSSADIQKQSDADFKNAIEKGTKTDKGMMIAFGGKLSHEQIEGLVKFVRSLKK